Part of the Tidjanibacter massiliensis genome is shown below.
GGTATAGGCGGTTCCGCCCCTCTGCCCGTCGTAGTAGCCCACCACCACCGAGGCGTTATCGACCAGAAAATCGTTGCGGCGGTAGAAACACTCCGGATAATAGCGGTCGGAGAGCACCCGAACCGCTACGGCACGAGCACAGATGAACCGGTACTCATCGAGGGAGGCAGGCGCGTATCCCCGCTCCTGCCCGCGAAAGGGAATGACCGCCGCAACCGCTGCATCGGGGCATCTTCCCCGGTCGCGCAGGGCAAGCACTTCGGCCGCCGCCCACAGGTCGAACCCCTCCGCCATACCGGACAGGAAGAGCCGCACGCCGCGGTCATACAGTCCGGCAACAACGGGGCGCAGCAGTTCTCCCACACGCTGCCGCGCATCGCCCTGCGGAAAGGCCGCGAGGAATTTGGCCGGTCTGTATCCCGTAAAGGCGGCGCACTCGGTCCTTCCGAATCCGAACGTCTCCGCCTCGCCACCGTATAAAACCCCCGTCCGCATCATCCGACAATCCGATTCCGGGATAACCGGCGCTGCCCCCGGCGGCGGAAGGTCTTCTCCCGCCGCCGAGCCACCCGGTCACTCTCCTCCGCGCTCGGCATCCTCTTCATCCTCCATTATCTCCTCATAAAACCGCGAATCTTCGCGTATCTCATCCGTACCTATATCGAAATCGGGAAGAGGCGTTTCCGCCCCGCTGTCGGCCGACACGAAGGCCCCGTCGTCCGCTCCGTCGGGCGTATGTCCGACGCGCCTGCCCCTGCGCACGAAACTTCCCAACGTGCGCAGAGCCTTGTGACGGAACCCCTCCCTGCCCGACACGGCATAATCCTCCGGCAGGCGTGCCTTCTCGCCGGTAATGCAGAGTACCTTGTCTCCCGGCCGCAGTTCGGTGTCGCCTTTGGGCACGATGTAATCGTCCCCGCGGCGTATCATCATCACCAGCGTATTGGCATCGAGCCGGATATCCCTCATCCGGTTTCCGTGCACGAGCCAGTCGGGCCGCACCTCCTTCTCGGTAAGCTGCGCCTTCACCTCATCCGGCATGTCGATACCGAAACTGTCCTCCTCGAGCTCCGTGGAGAGACCCAGCACGTTGGCCATGGAACTCACCGTAGTGCCCTGTACCAGCAGCGACACGATGGTGATGAAAAAGACCGTATTGAATATCATCCCCGCATTTTCCAGCCCGGCCACGAGCGGGTAGGTAGCGAAGATGATGGGAACGGCTCCCCTCAGCCCCACCCACGAGACATAAAGCTTGCCCTTGACCGTAATCTTCCGAAAAGGTGCAAGACACAGGAACACGCTCACGGGACGTGCCACGAGTATCATAAAAACCCCCACGAGCAGCCCGGTCTCCACCACGTCGAGCATTTCGTGCGGATTCACCAGCAGACCGAGCGAAATGAACATCACAATCTGGAAGAGCCACGTATAACCGTCGAAGAAGGTGGTCAGGCTCTTCTGGAACACTATCTTGTGGTTGCCGACCACCAGTCCGGCGATATAGACGGCCAGGTAACCGTTGCCGTGCACGAGGTCGGTCAGCGAGAAGATGAGATACACCAGCGCGAGCAGGAGTACCGAATAGAGCGATTTGTTGTTCAGGTTGATATGGTTGAGCACATAGACGGCGAACCGGCCGAGCAGGTATCCGGCCACGGCGCCTATCGACATCTGCATGACGAAAGTCAGCACCGACTGCCACACGTTTATGTCGCCCTGCGATACCGCCTGCACGAGAATTATCGTCAGAATGTAGGCCATCGGGTCGTTACTTCCGCTCTCCAGCTCCAGCAGCGGCCGCAGGTTCTGCTTCAGCCCCTGTTTTTTGGAGCGCAGGATGGAGAACACCGACGCCGAATCCGTGGAGGACATCACCGCCGCGAACAGGAACGATTCGGTCAGCGAAAGGCGGACGCCGAAAACGCCACTGATGAAATAGATGAAGAACCCCGTCAGCGCAGCGGTCAGGAACACCCCGACCGTAGCAAGCACCACCCCCTCGGCCACTACGGGACGTATCT
Proteins encoded:
- a CDS encoding SLOG family protein, with amino-acid sequence MMRTGVLYGGEAETFGFGRTECAAFTGYRPAKFLAAFPQGDARQRVGELLRPVVAGLYDRGVRLFLSGMAEGFDLWAAAEVLALRDRGRCPDAAVAAVIPFRGQERGYAPASLDEYRFICARAVAVRVLSDRYYPECFYRRNDFLVDNASVVVGYYDGQRGGTAYTFRRAYSRGVPVVNICSGEPALFYP
- a CDS encoding potassium/proton antiporter, with product MGLVEFLLSSGNIVLLFSIILIVAIFAAKSGAKFGTPTLLLFLFIGMLFGSDGLGIQFNSSNTAQFIGMLALSVILFSGGMDTKYSEIRPVVAEGVVLATVGVFLTAALTGFFIYFISGVFGVRLSLTESFLFAAVMSSTDSASVFSILRSKKQGLKQNLRPLLELESGSNDPMAYILTIILVQAVSQGDINVWQSVLTFVMQMSIGAVAGYLLGRFAVYVLNHINLNNKSLYSVLLLALVYLIFSLTDLVHGNGYLAVYIAGLVVGNHKIVFQKSLTTFFDGYTWLFQIVMFISLGLLVNPHEMLDVVETGLLVGVFMILVARPVSVFLCLAPFRKITVKGKLYVSWVGLRGAVPIIFATYPLVAGLENAGMIFNTVFFITIVSLLVQGTTVSSMANVLGLSTELEEDSFGIDMPDEVKAQLTEKEVRPDWLVHGNRMRDIRLDANTLVMMIRRGDDYIVPKGDTELRPGDKVLCITGEKARLPEDYAVSGREGFRHKALRTLGSFVRRGRRVGHTPDGADDGAFVSADSGAETPLPDFDIGTDEIREDSRFYEEIMEDEEDAERGGE